A region of Cataglyphis hispanica isolate Lineage 1 chromosome 8, ULB_Chis1_1.0, whole genome shotgun sequence DNA encodes the following proteins:
- the LOC126851399 gene encoding insulin-like growth factor 2 mRNA-binding protein 1 isoform X6, protein MSLDKFAEGGALQKEMERLEIEDKNGDSQSSSGIAKALVSNIPAQARPEDLEALFSAYGQIQNIDKLSSRDPNTQTLLVSYETQEQVQHAVNQLNGYDFDGNPLKVEMSSAEGRRRGRSQRSGGVAFSGLPGSGRQTDFPLRILVQSDMVGAIIGRQGSTIRQITQVSRARVDVHRKDNVGSLEKAITIYGNPENCTNACKKILDVMQQEATSTNKGEITLKILAHNNLIGRIIGKGGNTIKRIMQDTDSKITVSSINDINSFNLERIITVKGTIDNMSKAESMISSKLRQSYENDLQAMAPQSMMFPGLHPMAMMSTAGMGYSSRGPGLYGSGPAPYPYQGSLPTQQGVPASDTQETTFLYIPNNSVGAIIGTKGSHIRNIIRFSGASVKIAPLEQDKPAEQQTERKVTIIGSPESQWKAQYLIFEKMREEGYVAGTEDVRLTIEILVPSTQVGRIIGKGGQNVRELQRVTGSVIKLSEQQATPPSAEEETTVHIIGPFFSVQSAQRRIRAMVLQSGTPGGTGGTGSRAGRGSSQEGASRSKRDGSATSQGGMTSQPSSQQQSSGSPSSQQQQPPQSPQSQ, encoded by the exons caGCAGCGGCATTGCCAAGGCCCTAGTGAGCAATATTCCGGCTCAGGCCCGACCAGAAGATCTCGAGGCGCTGTTCTCCGCTTACGGCCAGATACAAAACATCGATAAACTGTCGTCGCGGGACCCAAACACGCAAACCTTACTCGTCAGCTATGAGACGCAGGAACAAGTACAAca TGCTGTGAACCAGTTGAATGGCTACGATTTCGACGGCAATCCGCTGAAAGTGGAGATGTCCTCGGCGGAGGGCCGACGAAGAGGCCGCAGCCAGCGCAGCGGCGGCGTCGCTTTCTCCGGATTGCCGGGTTCCGGTCGGCAGACCGATTTTCCGCTGCGCATCCTCGTCCAGTCGGATATGGTGGGCGCGATAATCGGCCGCCAGGGCTCCACAATACGGCAGATTACGCAGGTATCCCGTGCCCGAGTTGACGTTCACCGCAAAGATAATGTCGGTTCGCTGGAGAAGGCCATCACCATCTACGGCAATCCCGAGAATTGCACAAACGCCTGCAAGAAAATTCTGGATGTCATGCAGCAGGAGGCGACGTCTACGAATAAGGG TGAGATTACTCTGAAGATTCTCGCACACAATAATCTCATTGGTCGAATCATCGGGAAGGGCGGTAACACGATCAAAAGAATTATGCAGGATACCGATTCCAAGATTACCGTCAGCAGTATCAACGATATCAATAGCTTTAATCTCGAGCGCATCATTACAGTTAAGGGAACAATCGATAACATGAGCAAAGCCGAGTCCATGATTTCCAGCAAACTGCGCCAGAGTTATGAAAATGATCTGCAAGCTATGGCT CCCCAAAGCATGATGTTCCCCGGTCTGCATCCGATGGCCATGATGTCCACCGCTGGCATGGGCTACAGCTCCCGTGGACCCGGCCTCTACGGCTCGGGACCCGCCCCGTATCCCTACCAGGGCAGCTTGCCTACTCAACAGGGCGTCCCCGCTAGTGACACTCAAGAGACGACCTTCCTATACATTCCCAACAATAGCGTCGGCGCAATCATCGGTACCAAAGGCTCCCATAttcgtaatattattagattctcTGGAGCAAGCGTGAAGATCGCTCCTCTCGAACAGGACAAGCCGGCCGAGCAGCAGACCGAAAGAAAGGTCACTATCATCGGCTCCCCGGAATCTCAGTGGAAG GCTCAGTACttgatttttgagaaaatgcgGGAAGAAGGATATGTCGCCGGTACTGAAGATGTTAGACTAACCATTGAGATTCTCGTGCCCAGCACTCAGGTCGGTCGCATCATCGGCAAAGGCGGTCAAAATGTTAGAGAACTACAACGCGTGACTGGCAGTGTCATTAAACTATCGGAGCAGCAAGCTACTCCTCCTTCAGCTGAGGAAGAGACCACCGTCCATATCATTGGCCCCTTCTTCTCCGTTCAG TCGGCCCAGAGAAGAATCCGCGCTATGGTCCTGCAATCGGGCACGCCTGGCGGGACTGGCGGAACTGGCTCGCGTGCCGGACGCGGTAGCAGCCAGGAAGGCGCCTCCCGTTCTAAGAGAGACGGCAGCGCCACTTCTCAAGGCGGTATGACGTCGCAGCCCAGCTCCCAGCAACAATCGAGCGGTTCACCATCTAGCCAGCAGCAGCAGCCGCCACAATCGCCGCAAAGCCAGTAA
- the LOC126851399 gene encoding insulin-like growth factor 2 mRNA-binding protein 1 isoform X4, with protein MSLDKFAEGGALQKEMERLEIEDKNGDSQSSGIAKALVSNIPAQARPEDLEALFSAYGQIQNIDKLSSRDPNTQTLLVSYETQEQVQHAVNQLNGYDFDGNPLKVEMSSAEGRRRGRSQRSGGVAFSGLPGSGRQTDFPLRILVQSDMVGAIIGRQGSTIRQITQVSRARVDVHRKDNVGSLEKAITIYGNPENCTNACKKILDVMQQEATSTNKGYDDVASRVDTPKIESEITLKILAHNNLIGRIIGKGGNTIKRIMQDTDSKITVSSINDINSFNLERIITVKGTIDNMSKAESMISSKLRQSYENDLQAMAPQSMMFPGLHPMAMMSTAGMGYSSRGPGLYGSGPAPYPYQGSLPTQQGVPASDTQETTFLYIPNNSVGAIIGTKGSHIRNIIRFSGASVKIAPLEQDKPAEQQTERKVTIIGSPESQWKAQYLIFEKMREEGYVAGTEDVRLTIEILVPSTQVGRIIGKGGQNVRELQRVTGSVIKLSEQQATPPSAEEETTVHIIGPFFSVQSAQRRIRAMVLQSGTPGGTGGTGSRAGRGSSQEGASRSKRDGSATSQGGMTSQPSSQQQSSGSPSSQQQQPPQSPQSQ; from the exons CAGCGGCATTGCCAAGGCCCTAGTGAGCAATATTCCGGCTCAGGCCCGACCAGAAGATCTCGAGGCGCTGTTCTCCGCTTACGGCCAGATACAAAACATCGATAAACTGTCGTCGCGGGACCCAAACACGCAAACCTTACTCGTCAGCTATGAGACGCAGGAACAAGTACAAca TGCTGTGAACCAGTTGAATGGCTACGATTTCGACGGCAATCCGCTGAAAGTGGAGATGTCCTCGGCGGAGGGCCGACGAAGAGGCCGCAGCCAGCGCAGCGGCGGCGTCGCTTTCTCCGGATTGCCGGGTTCCGGTCGGCAGACCGATTTTCCGCTGCGCATCCTCGTCCAGTCGGATATGGTGGGCGCGATAATCGGCCGCCAGGGCTCCACAATACGGCAGATTACGCAGGTATCCCGTGCCCGAGTTGACGTTCACCGCAAAGATAATGTCGGTTCGCTGGAGAAGGCCATCACCATCTACGGCAATCCCGAGAATTGCACAAACGCCTGCAAGAAAATTCTGGATGTCATGCAGCAGGAGGCGACGTCTACGAATAAGGGGTACGACGACGTCGCGAGTCGCGTTGATACTCCCAAAATagaatc TGAGATTACTCTGAAGATTCTCGCACACAATAATCTCATTGGTCGAATCATCGGGAAGGGCGGTAACACGATCAAAAGAATTATGCAGGATACCGATTCCAAGATTACCGTCAGCAGTATCAACGATATCAATAGCTTTAATCTCGAGCGCATCATTACAGTTAAGGGAACAATCGATAACATGAGCAAAGCCGAGTCCATGATTTCCAGCAAACTGCGCCAGAGTTATGAAAATGATCTGCAAGCTATGGCT CCCCAAAGCATGATGTTCCCCGGTCTGCATCCGATGGCCATGATGTCCACCGCTGGCATGGGCTACAGCTCCCGTGGACCCGGCCTCTACGGCTCGGGACCCGCCCCGTATCCCTACCAGGGCAGCTTGCCTACTCAACAGGGCGTCCCCGCTAGTGACACTCAAGAGACGACCTTCCTATACATTCCCAACAATAGCGTCGGCGCAATCATCGGTACCAAAGGCTCCCATAttcgtaatattattagattctcTGGAGCAAGCGTGAAGATCGCTCCTCTCGAACAGGACAAGCCGGCCGAGCAGCAGACCGAAAGAAAGGTCACTATCATCGGCTCCCCGGAATCTCAGTGGAAG GCTCAGTACttgatttttgagaaaatgcgGGAAGAAGGATATGTCGCCGGTACTGAAGATGTTAGACTAACCATTGAGATTCTCGTGCCCAGCACTCAGGTCGGTCGCATCATCGGCAAAGGCGGTCAAAATGTTAGAGAACTACAACGCGTGACTGGCAGTGTCATTAAACTATCGGAGCAGCAAGCTACTCCTCCTTCAGCTGAGGAAGAGACCACCGTCCATATCATTGGCCCCTTCTTCTCCGTTCAG TCGGCCCAGAGAAGAATCCGCGCTATGGTCCTGCAATCGGGCACGCCTGGCGGGACTGGCGGAACTGGCTCGCGTGCCGGACGCGGTAGCAGCCAGGAAGGCGCCTCCCGTTCTAAGAGAGACGGCAGCGCCACTTCTCAAGGCGGTATGACGTCGCAGCCCAGCTCCCAGCAACAATCGAGCGGTTCACCATCTAGCCAGCAGCAGCAGCCGCCACAATCGCCGCAAAGCCAGTAA
- the LOC126851399 gene encoding insulin-like growth factor 2 mRNA-binding protein 1 isoform X8: MSLDKFAEGGALQKEMERLEIEDKNGDSQSSGIAKALVSNIPAQARPEDLEALFSAYGQIQNIDKLSSRDPNTQTLLVSYETQEQVQHAVNQLNGYDFDGNPLKVEMSSAEGRRRGRSQRSGGVAFSGLPGSGRQTDFPLRILVQSDMVGAIIGRQGSTIRQITQVSRARVDVHRKDNVGSLEKAITIYGNPENCTNACKKILDVMQQEATSTNKGEITLKILAHNNLIGRIIGKGGNTIKRIMQDTDSKITVSSINDINSFNLERIITVKGTIDNMSKAESMISSKLRQSYENDLQAMAPQSMMFPGLHPMAMMSTAGMGYSSRGPGLYGSGPAPYPYQGSLPTQQGVPASDTQETTFLYIPNNSVGAIIGTKGSHIRNIIRFSGASVKIAPLEQDKPAEQQTERKVTIIGSPESQWKAQYLIFEKMREEGYVAGTEDVRLTIEILVPSTQVGRIIGKGGQNVRELQRVTGSVIKLSEQQATPPSAEEETTVHIIGPFFSVQSAQRRIRAMVLQSGTPGGTGGTGSRAGRGSSQEGASRSKRDGSATSQGGMTSQPSSQQQSSGSPSSQQQQPPQSPQSQ, translated from the exons CAGCGGCATTGCCAAGGCCCTAGTGAGCAATATTCCGGCTCAGGCCCGACCAGAAGATCTCGAGGCGCTGTTCTCCGCTTACGGCCAGATACAAAACATCGATAAACTGTCGTCGCGGGACCCAAACACGCAAACCTTACTCGTCAGCTATGAGACGCAGGAACAAGTACAAca TGCTGTGAACCAGTTGAATGGCTACGATTTCGACGGCAATCCGCTGAAAGTGGAGATGTCCTCGGCGGAGGGCCGACGAAGAGGCCGCAGCCAGCGCAGCGGCGGCGTCGCTTTCTCCGGATTGCCGGGTTCCGGTCGGCAGACCGATTTTCCGCTGCGCATCCTCGTCCAGTCGGATATGGTGGGCGCGATAATCGGCCGCCAGGGCTCCACAATACGGCAGATTACGCAGGTATCCCGTGCCCGAGTTGACGTTCACCGCAAAGATAATGTCGGTTCGCTGGAGAAGGCCATCACCATCTACGGCAATCCCGAGAATTGCACAAACGCCTGCAAGAAAATTCTGGATGTCATGCAGCAGGAGGCGACGTCTACGAATAAGGG TGAGATTACTCTGAAGATTCTCGCACACAATAATCTCATTGGTCGAATCATCGGGAAGGGCGGTAACACGATCAAAAGAATTATGCAGGATACCGATTCCAAGATTACCGTCAGCAGTATCAACGATATCAATAGCTTTAATCTCGAGCGCATCATTACAGTTAAGGGAACAATCGATAACATGAGCAAAGCCGAGTCCATGATTTCCAGCAAACTGCGCCAGAGTTATGAAAATGATCTGCAAGCTATGGCT CCCCAAAGCATGATGTTCCCCGGTCTGCATCCGATGGCCATGATGTCCACCGCTGGCATGGGCTACAGCTCCCGTGGACCCGGCCTCTACGGCTCGGGACCCGCCCCGTATCCCTACCAGGGCAGCTTGCCTACTCAACAGGGCGTCCCCGCTAGTGACACTCAAGAGACGACCTTCCTATACATTCCCAACAATAGCGTCGGCGCAATCATCGGTACCAAAGGCTCCCATAttcgtaatattattagattctcTGGAGCAAGCGTGAAGATCGCTCCTCTCGAACAGGACAAGCCGGCCGAGCAGCAGACCGAAAGAAAGGTCACTATCATCGGCTCCCCGGAATCTCAGTGGAAG GCTCAGTACttgatttttgagaaaatgcgGGAAGAAGGATATGTCGCCGGTACTGAAGATGTTAGACTAACCATTGAGATTCTCGTGCCCAGCACTCAGGTCGGTCGCATCATCGGCAAAGGCGGTCAAAATGTTAGAGAACTACAACGCGTGACTGGCAGTGTCATTAAACTATCGGAGCAGCAAGCTACTCCTCCTTCAGCTGAGGAAGAGACCACCGTCCATATCATTGGCCCCTTCTTCTCCGTTCAG TCGGCCCAGAGAAGAATCCGCGCTATGGTCCTGCAATCGGGCACGCCTGGCGGGACTGGCGGAACTGGCTCGCGTGCCGGACGCGGTAGCAGCCAGGAAGGCGCCTCCCGTTCTAAGAGAGACGGCAGCGCCACTTCTCAAGGCGGTATGACGTCGCAGCCCAGCTCCCAGCAACAATCGAGCGGTTCACCATCTAGCCAGCAGCAGCAGCCGCCACAATCGCCGCAAAGCCAGTAA